GCTATAGTAATCAGTTCCCCATTGGCAGTTCTAATAAAGGTTTTAGTAACTTCTTTAAAAGTACTGAAATCAGATTTTTCCGGAGTCATAGTATCTGTggccccacaataaaaaatccatcCTTTCCTATTAACAGTTTCAATATTTTTCACAGATAAAGCAGCGGAAATATTCATCAGGGGTGTAAACTGGTTATGTGTGGGAACATAGCTGACATGGGGGCCTAATTCGGTTTTTCTAGAAGTTCTGGGGTGTTTTTCATAAATTTTCGGGTTTGGGGGGTCACATTTGGGATTATCAACAAGTAATGGGCTCAATCGCATATTTCTCATAACCTGGGGTTTCAATTTGGGATTATTCGTAAATCGGGGACTCAATTGCATGGTTCTAATAGTATGGGGATTAAATTGTAAAAAGGAAAGGGTTTTAGGGTTTGATCGGTGATCAAACCCGATACCTCCGCCTCCATTCCACTTCGGAGCCTCTGTCTGATTTCCGGCCCTCTCCATGAAATTTCCGACCCGTACTCCGCCGCCTCCACTGCCACCGCCGTTATTGCCGCCGGGGTATTCTGGGACATTCTGATTTGGTCCTCCCGACCCCTCTCTGGGTTGAATTTGGGGATTTCCTGGTCGTTGCCCCGTTTCGGTGACTCCGATGGCTGCTAACTTCGTTTGCGCCCTTGACCTATGTTTCTCatcccaccactccgggaacCCTACATGGAGAAAGCAGGTATCTCGCGTGTGTTTATTTTTCCCGCAATGTGAGCACCAAAGTTTGGTTTTGTCGACTCTTCCTCCGGCTTGGTGATTGGCTCCGGTGGGTGGTGGTCGCGGCGGTCCTCGGTTCGTCGGTCGGTCTCTCTGTGCTCCAAAGCCATACCCGATTTCCCCCGATGATGCATCGGCGCTACCGACGCCAGGATCTTCGGCGGGTTTGGAGGATGCCGGTGGCATGATCTTCAATCGAGCCGCCTCCCTCTGAACTCTTTCGTAAGCTTCTTCAACTGAGGGGTACGGTTTTTCCTTGAGTATATCTCTGTGGATTGTATCATATTCCGGGTTGAGTCCCGTGAGGAACTTGAATAGCCGTGTAGTGTTTGAGAATTCTCGGAACTGCTTTACTCCCTTATCGCAGCAGTCCACTGGCTGTTTTCGACACCTATCCACATTAATCCACAGTTCGTGGATCCGTCGGTAGTAGGTTTCGAGATCTAGGTTTCCTTGACGGAGTGCGATGGCTTTGTCCTCCAAATCGTAGTTGAGGTAAGGGTCTTTCTTGCCTTCAAATGTCACGGCAAGATTGTCCCAGATTGCCTTCGCGGTTTGGTGGTAAGCAAAGTCGGTGATTATGTCGTTCTCGATGTTGTCGATGATCCACGAAAACATTACGAGATCGGTCTCTTCCCACTCGGCATAACTGGGATTCTCCGGTCCTGGCGGTGGATCTTTGATGTGGGAATACCCTCCTCGGCTTCCTATTGCGACTTTCATAAGTCGTGCCCATAAAGGATAGTTCTTCCCATTTAATTTGAATGCAACAGTGACGTGTTTGCTTGTTTTCATCTTGGATGGTTTGATTGTGGGTTTATTATCTCCTTCGGAATCTGATTCTGACATGTTTTGGTGTAGGGTTTGGGATCAGTAGCCGTTCGGCTGGGATCGGTATGGTTTTCTTTGGCTTGGGATCGGTTTCAGCCTTCTCGGCCGAGATTGGTAAGGTTTCGTGGCTATGATGAGAATTTTCTGAGCCAGATTTTACTCTGCTCGGATGCCATGACAATCGGTATGGAAGAATAGTTTTGGTTTATTTACTTGGTTGATAATTACAATGTATGTTACAGCACTTTATAGGCCTACAATTCTCCCAATATGATAAACCTAGATTGTGTAATCCCCCCATATATTAGGTAAGTATCAATTACAAATCAATCTTCCCAATTAGTGTAAACCATTCCTTGTCTTCGATGATTGCTTGATCTCCGGAATATCTTCCAacaaaattcatatattttctACAAATCATAGGTAATAATTCTGAAAAATTGTCGGTCATACAGCTTATATTGTATACCTACCTCATGTATCTGACTTTTCTTCTAAAATACTAAAATGGTGAGGTAATTTGCAAACCATGACTCACAGTTGTTAACTACTTATAACTAATCattttttaacattattttcatttaaaataaaTCATTGTCAATCAAAATAACTCCACTATCGTTAATATTGTGAGATCATATTTTGATAATAATATAAATGAGTACCTTTTTTTAGTATTAGTTTTGAAAACAAACGCAGAAGCATATTTGTacactgttttcaaataacataAAAAGTACTGATAATATGACATGGAAATATAGACCCatgattctattttttttttctcaataaatCCAATGTTTGTCCCACcaacttaattaatttcgtATTCCATCCCATTCCACGTTAATTAAATGATAGATATAGTCTGCCAAAAGATTATTATTTCTTAAATCTCTAATTTCTCCCTTACCcttaataataacaataataataactaaaaaaattgtcccttataattaaatactaatatcTTGATTTGTTGGTGATTTCGATGGATTTGTTTGGGATCTTCTGTGCATTGGATGCTTTAGTTATTTTATTGTTCTTATTTGTTGGATTTTTAGCGCACCAATTTATATAGCTTGAACGTGTTTTAATTTGTTTAGTACTCCCTTCTGAATTTAAGGTAGATaataatatatagaaaaaacaTTCTCCacattaaaatctgtgttaTATACAAGTTTGTCAATTTTTTAAGGACAGTGAGATCTAGTATAGTTTTCCAAAACAGAGTGGAAAAAAAAGTATGAGTGGctacaaaaatatatataaaaaatgataatgtaATGAATAAGCTTACTTTATCATCACTAAGATTTGTTTCCTTATGAATATTTTCTTATAATGAAGTACGACCAGAATTagatttatttatattgtatatatatagaatTGCTTTCTCTCATTGTCAACTGTGCGATCAAATATTGTACTTATAGAGAATTTAGGCTCCCTAGCTAGACCTAAATACACTCTATGGAACTAGCTAAAcaatttatatattcattttatttatattcgTGATTATCTATGTTAATATTTCTAACACAGCCTCACACAAGGACGAGGGAAAAAAACTCATTATTTCTTTGAGTTTAAGATTCCCAAAAGATGACTCCCAACACGTATATGTTGTATTAAATGATCATATTTTTTCACGTTTGTCTCCTATCTACCAAACTTGCAATCCCAAATCATCACATGGCCTTCTTTTTAACTATAAATAGCCTCACATGCAATGGACCCATATATCAATCACACAAATTAATTCTTGTCACACATCTCATATATACATACCAAAAAAAAAGTGAGATCAACTCAACCAAAATAACAATGGTTTCCGAATTGAACTTGTCCAAGAATGTGTGCGTGATCGGAGCCGGCCCGGCCGGTCTGGTCGCAGCCCGGGAGCTGAGGAGGGAGGGCCATGAAGTGGTGGTCATTGAACAAAAGCATGATGTTGGAGGGCAATGGCTCTATGACTCTAAAGTGGAGGAAGAAAACCCTCTAGGCCGAACCCGGTTCTTGAAGGTTCACAGCAGCGTTTACGCCTCGTTGAGGCTGATCTCGCCTCGAGAAATCATGGGGTTCACTGATTTTCCATTTCGTGGCAAGAAGGGTAGGGACATGAGGAGGTTTCCTGGCCATAAAGAGCTTCTTCTCTACTTGCAAGATTTCTGTGACTCCTTCGGGTTGAGAGAGCATATCCGGTTCAATACTCGGGTTGAGAATGTGGAGATGCTTGACTTCCCTGTTCTTGACAAGGAGCATTTGAAGTGGGTGGTGAAAAGCAAGgcggagaaggagaaggaggtgGAGGAAGTCTATGACGCGGTGGTTGTAGCCACCGGACATTACTCCCACCCAAGGTTGCCTTCAATTAaaggtagtataatttatattccACTATTCAAGATATATCTCATTATAGGGAGATGGTTCGTTTCAGAACTTTTCTTACAGTCAGAACATAAATCTATATTAATTTACAAATACATTAATATCTCAGCTGGCATCACTAAACGTATCAACTCTGACTCAATATCAGTTCGTTGATTCATGAATATCCGTTCTCGACTCAATATCCACTTATATTTGATCTTGGAATATGTTTAGGAATggatgcatggaagagaaaacAGATGCACAGCCACATATACAGAGTTCCACATCCATTCAAGAATGAGGTAACATAGAATTTAATCTTTTACTATTTAGATAAGACAAGGCATATTAATAATTTGCAAGAAAAGGTTTAACTGCCAATTACTGGTAGACATGCATACCTAACTAATATCTCATCAGTTTTATTGATGATTGGTTGATTACTTTGCTCTCAAACATACCAGCAAATAGATAGTAACTAactttatatttcattttcatgtGATTATTCTAAATTATTACAGGTAGTTGTGGTCGTTGGGAGTTCTTTGAGTGGACAAGACATTTCAATGGAGCTTGTGAATGTGGCAAAGGAGATCTACCTAAGTTCTAAATCCCCTGATATTTCTCAAGGCCTATCAAAAGTCATTGCTAAACATGATAATCTAAACCTCAAACCACAGGTTTGTTATTTCAACATTTTAagcaaaaacatttcatagttGATTTCCTTTTAATAGCTTCTTCATGGATGCAGATAGAGTCCCTACACGAGGACGGGAAGGTCCTATTCCGTGATGGCTCGTGGATCATAGCCGACACCATCATATACTGTACCGGGTAAACACCATGACCATGCTTAGTTCAAACTATACTTTATGTGACCATATCTTGAAGCATACACTAATTCATGGATGACAAGAGCTGATGAGTACAAGTGGGCATTGTGTAGGTACTCATATTCATTCCCATTTCTTGATACTAAAGGAATAGTGAGGATAGAAGATGACAGGGTGGGACCCCTCTATGAGCATACCTTCCCTCCTTCACTAGCACCTTCTCTATCTTTTATTGGCATCCCAAGAAAGGTAAATGTATTCCATGTAAAACCACACTAGGGTGTTCTAACTCAAGTTTTgctaaatttgttttttttttaattatttttattgttaatgTGTAGATCATAGGGTTTCCTTTCTTTGAATCCCAAGCAATATGGATTGCTCAACTCTTGTCTGGAAAACGGAGTTTGCCATCATGGGATGCTATGATGCAATCGATCGAGGAGTTTTATGACTCGAGGGAGGCTGCTGGCATCCCAAAGCACTACACACATGACATTGCTGAGTTTGAGGTATAAAAAGACTATGCTGATATAGTTCCTTTTCATGAATGGGATTCACCTTATTGCACAATGTGATGCTACTTTCCATTTGTTTGCAGTATTGTGACAAATACGCGAACTACACTGGTTTTCCGCATTTGGAGGAGTGGAGGAAGGTGCTTTGCATCTCTGCGATTGTGAATGCTGAAGCGAACTTGGAGACATATCGCGAATCGTATGAACAAGATGAGGAG
This genomic interval from Salvia splendens isolate huo1 chromosome 13, SspV2, whole genome shotgun sequence contains the following:
- the LOC121760305 gene encoding flavin-containing monooxygenase FMO GS-OX-like 9, whose amino-acid sequence is MVSELNLSKNVCVIGAGPAGLVAARELRREGHEVVVIEQKHDVGGQWLYDSKVEEENPLGRTRFLKVHSSVYASLRLISPREIMGFTDFPFRGKKGRDMRRFPGHKELLLYLQDFCDSFGLREHIRFNTRVENVEMLDFPVLDKEHLKWVVKSKAEKEKEVEEVYDAVVVATGHYSHPRLPSIKGMDAWKRKQMHSHIYRVPHPFKNEVVVVVGSSLSGQDISMELVNVAKEIYLSSKSPDISQGLSKVIAKHDNLNLKPQIESLHEDGKVLFRDGSWIIADTIIYCTGYSYSFPFLDTKGIVRIEDDRVGPLYEHTFPPSLAPSLSFIGIPRKIIGFPFFESQAIWIAQLLSGKRSLPSWDAMMQSIEEFYDSREAAGIPKHYTHDIAEFEYCDKYANYTGFPHLEEWRKVLCISAIVNAEANLETYRESYEQDEEMLQVAYTSTHFTQHGPQDST